The window GGTGAGTAAGCTTTTATCCAGTATGCAAACTCTCTTTGCTGATCTTCAAGTTTTTGAGATACTACTCAGACATTACAAGACAAATCCAGAAAGACTAAGACCCCATGACCAGATGGTAGCCCACACTGCTTATGTGGTTTTTGGAAGGAAAAGGATATAGTTGTTTTTAATGTCGTGCGTGTTTATTTCGCAATAATCGTAGCCTTCAGGAAGATCTCTGCCCTTCATTATAAAGACAAACTGACGGGATAGCCTCCAAAGCATAGGAACTATATCCTCTAATTTACCCAAGGCTCTGCACACTACTATATCAAAAGAATTTTCCGGAATTTGCTCCGCCCTTTTGCACATTACAGTATAATCAAGACTTAGCTTTACCTTTAAGTATTCAAGAAAGGCGCACTTTTTTGCGATTGATTCCACAAGGGTGAGCTTTATTTTGTCCTTGTAGTATATCTTCAAAGGAACTCCGGGAAAACCTGCACCAGACCCCACATCGCACACGCTCTTTCCATCAATATCTATACCTTTCTGCACAAAGCACCAACTCAGGGTAAGCGAATCCACAAAATGCCTTATGACTATCTCTTCAGGGTCTTCTATAGATGTGAGTTTATGCACTCGGTTCCATCTTTTGAGTTCTTGCAGGTATATCTCAAAAAGTTTTATCTGATTAGAAGATAGTTCAAAACCGTTCCTTTTGAATATTTCCTCCATCAAGTTTTCAAGAGGTATTCTACATCCTTTGCCATTTTTTCTGGGTCTTGTTTTGCAGGTGTGTAAAGAAGCTTTATCTTCATGTCAGGCGTGATAACGTATATGGTGGCGGTGTGGTCTACCAAGTATCCTGCGGATGACTCTCCCTTTACCTTTTTGTAATAAACCTTGTACTCTTTGGCTACCTTCTTTATGTCCTCTTGGCTTCCCGTGAGTCCCACAAAGGTAGGGTAGAAAAAGGGAACATAATTTTTAAGCACGCTTGGTGTGTCCCTTTCTGGGTCAACGCTTATAAAGAGCACCTGAACCTTCTGTCTTTCTTCTTCCTTTAACTTTTTCATCATGTTGGCAAGGGTGTTTAGAGCGGTGGGACATACATCTGGGCAATGAGTGTAGCCAAAGAATAAAATTACTACCTTACCTTGCTTTGTGTAATCGGAAAGCCTGACCTCCTTTCCGTCTTGATCGATCAGTTTAAAGTCGTAAGCAGGCTGATCGTAGACAAAGCCGTAAAACTCGTGCTTTTTCTGACATGAGAAGTTAAAAACCATTAGACCCACCAATGTTATAAATAACGCTAATTTCCTCATAAGTAAATTATAAGCTCTGTGTTAGAATAGGTAGTATGGAGTTTGAGCCTGTAATAGGTCTTGAGATACACGTGCAGATGGACACAAAAACTAAGATGTTCTGTTCTTGCCCTGTTGAATTTGGAGCAGAGCCAAACACTAAAGTGTGTCCCGTGTGTCTGGGTCTTCCGGGAAGTCTGCCTGTTGTTAACAAAAAGGCTGTGGAGTATGCTATAAGAGCAGGTCTTGCCTTAAACTGCGAAGTAAGGCACAGATCCGTTTTTGCAAGGAAGAACTATTTTTACCCGGACCTTCCTAAGGGATACCAGATATCCCAGTACGAAGAGCCCCTCGCAGTAAATGGCTGGCTTGAGATAGAAGGCAAAAGAATAAGGATAAGAAGGCTTCATATAGAGGAGGACGCAGGTAAAAACCTGCACGAAGGTAGCAAGACTTATGTGGATCTAAACAGAGCAGGTACTCCCCTTATGGAGATAGTCACAGAACCTGACATAGACTCTCCAGAGCTTGCAAGACTCTTTTTGGAAGAACTAAGAAACATAATGAGATACACAGGTGTTTCCAAGGCAGACATGGAAAAGGGACAGTTAAGGTGTGATATAAATGTTTCCATAAGACCCAAAGGTTCTAAAGAGCTGGGAACTCGCGTAGAGATAAAAAATGTCAATTCCTTTAGGTTTGTTCAGAAAGCCATAGAGAGCGAGATAGAAAGACAGATAAAAATACTGTCTTCTGGCGGTCAGGTGGTGCAAGAAACGAGAACTTTTGACCCCGCAACAGGTCTTACTCATCCCATGAGAACAAAGGAAGAGGCAGAAGACTACAGGTACTTTCCAGACCCAGACCTTCTACCCTTGGTGATCCCCCAAGAGTGGATAGATGAGATAAAAAACACCATGCCGGAACTCCCACACCAAAGGAGAGAGAGATTTGTCAAGGAATACGGGCTCACTCCTTACGAAGCCAAAGTTATGACGGATATGAAGGCGGTAGGTGATTTCTTTGAATCTGCCATGAAGGTACTTCCAGAACCCAAACTTCTTGCCAACTGGCTATTAAACGACCTTTTGGGACTTCTCAACGATATGCAAAAGGACATAGAAGAGTCTCCAGTGAGTCCCACACAACTTGCTAAGCTCGTTAGGTTTATAAAAGACGGAACGCTATCTTCCAAGCTTGCCAAAGAGGTCCTCAAGCATATGGTAGAGACAGGAAAAGACCCAGAGATTATCGTAGAAGAAAAAGGATTAAAACAGATAAGCAACGAAGAGGATATAAAGAGAATAGTACAAGATGTTTTACAGAAACACCCTTCTGAGGTAGAAAGGTACATCAAAGGAGAGGAAAAACTCTTGGGCTTTTTGGTAGGTCAGGTGATGAAGGCAACTAAGGGTAAAGCAAATCCTCAGTTAGTTAATAAAATCCTGCTGGAGCTTTTGAAGGCTCACGCGGACTGAACTTTTTTACTTGTCTTTAGGGACAACATAAGCAAAGGCGAGATTACTATCATACCTATAGAAACAAGCTGATTCCAAGTTAGACCTATCCCTGATATGGGTGGCGTCACACCTCTGTAAAACTCAAGGAAGAACCTCAAAAGACCGTAAAGCATCATATACAGAGAGAAAACAAAGCCGTCAAAAGGTTTCTTCCTGTAAGCCATCATCAAGATTAGGAAAATCAGGATCAAACCAAAAAACTCCATGAGTTGAGTAGGGTAAAGTGGTGTATAAGGTGGAGCTACCGCACCTTCTGGAAAGACCATATAAAAGAAGGGAAACTTATCAGTAAAGTGTATGCCAGGTGTGTTTACACCGTCAGCAGGGAAAGGCTGTCCATAACAACATCCAGCGGAGGTGCATCCAAGCCTTCCAATGGCATGCGCTACAGTTAAAGACAAAGCAGCTATGTCACCCGTTTTCCACAATGGCAGTCTGTATATGACCATCCCCACTATAGCTCCCAAGATGCCACCCAAGAGTCCACCAAAAAAGTCCATGCCACCGTTCCATATGGCAAACACATCTAATAGGCTATGCACTTGCTCAGGATGCTCTACCACATAAGCTAACCTTCCACCAACCACTCCAAAAAACAGAGCCATAAGTAGAGTGTTTTCTACATGAGACGTATTTAATCCCTCTTTTTTTGCAAACCTTAGGCTCAAAAAGTAAGCTATAAGAGCACCTATGGCAACAAGCACTCCGTAAGTGTAAATTTTTATACCAAAAAGTTCAATAAGCACAGGAAACATATCAAACCCCCTTTAAGCTACTGAGTACCTACCTTCAAGAAAGCCTTTCCAGACTTCTGGCATCCTTTCAAGCTCTTCTTCAGCTATTCTTTTAACTTCTTCCTTTATGCTTGCTATGTCTCTCTTGGTTCTTACCTTCACATCAAGCACCTGAGGTTGGTTTATGGGTTTTCCTATCTGAGAAACTATATAGCAATAAGCTTCCTGTATGCCCTCCACTTCTTGGACTACTCTTTGGCATATGATGTTTGCCACTGTGTTGTATATCTTACCTATGTGAGATATGGGATTTTTCCCAGCTGCAGCTTCCAAGCTCATGGGTCTATAAGGTGTTATAAGACCATTTACCCTGTTGCCTCTACCTACCTGACCGTCATCTCCCTGCTCTGCAGAGCTGCCAGTGACTGTTATGTAG of the Hydrogenobacter hydrogenophilus genome contains:
- a CDS encoding SCO family protein; the protein is MRKLALFITLVGLMVFNFSCQKKHEFYGFVYDQPAYDFKLIDQDGKEVRLSDYTKQGKVVILFFGYTHCPDVCPTALNTLANMMKKLKEEERQKVQVLFISVDPERDTPSVLKNYVPFFYPTFVGLTGSQEDIKKVAKEYKVYYKKVKGESSAGYLVDHTATIYVITPDMKIKLLYTPAKQDPEKMAKDVEYLLKT
- the rsmG gene encoding 16S rRNA (guanine(527)-N(7))-methyltransferase RsmG, which translates into the protein MEEIFKRNGFELSSNQIKLFEIYLQELKRWNRVHKLTSIEDPEEIVIRHFVDSLTLSWCFVQKGIDIDGKSVCDVGSGAGFPGVPLKIYYKDKIKLTLVESIAKKCAFLEYLKVKLSLDYTVMCKRAEQIPENSFDIVVCRALGKLEDIVPMLWRLSRQFVFIMKGRDLPEGYDYCEINTHDIKNNYILFLPKTT
- the lgt gene encoding prolipoprotein diacylglyceryl transferase, which gives rise to MFPVLIELFGIKIYTYGVLVAIGALIAYFLSLRFAKKEGLNTSHVENTLLMALFFGVVGGRLAYVVEHPEQVHSLLDVFAIWNGGMDFFGGLLGGILGAIVGMVIYRLPLWKTGDIAALSLTVAHAIGRLGCTSAGCCYGQPFPADGVNTPGIHFTDKFPFFYMVFPEGAVAPPYTPLYPTQLMEFFGLILIFLILMMAYRKKPFDGFVFSLYMMLYGLLRFFLEFYRGVTPPISGIGLTWNQLVSIGMIVISPLLMLSLKTSKKVQSA
- the gatB gene encoding Asp-tRNA(Asn)/Glu-tRNA(Gln) amidotransferase subunit GatB — translated: MEFEPVIGLEIHVQMDTKTKMFCSCPVEFGAEPNTKVCPVCLGLPGSLPVVNKKAVEYAIRAGLALNCEVRHRSVFARKNYFYPDLPKGYQISQYEEPLAVNGWLEIEGKRIRIRRLHIEEDAGKNLHEGSKTYVDLNRAGTPLMEIVTEPDIDSPELARLFLEELRNIMRYTGVSKADMEKGQLRCDINVSIRPKGSKELGTRVEIKNVNSFRFVQKAIESEIERQIKILSSGGQVVQETRTFDPATGLTHPMRTKEEAEDYRYFPDPDLLPLVIPQEWIDEIKNTMPELPHQRRERFVKEYGLTPYEAKVMTDMKAVGDFFESAMKVLPEPKLLANWLLNDLLGLLNDMQKDIEESPVSPTQLAKLVRFIKDGTLSSKLAKEVLKHMVETGKDPEIIVEEKGLKQISNEEDIKRIVQDVLQKHPSEVERYIKGEEKLLGFLVGQVMKATKGKANPQLVNKILLELLKAHAD